A segment of the Candidatus Obscuribacterales bacterium genome:
TTTTGAGCTTCGGTAGTCAGGGTGTCGGTGGTCAGGTTAGCCAAAATCCATGACTCACTCGCGCCCGTTTCTAGGGCCAGGACTGGCGGTTTACTGGGCAGGGCTTTGACAAAAGCAAGCTCTAAGCCTGACATCCAGGCGGCTAGGGGCAGGGCCCGAGGTGAGAAGATTAGCACGCCGGGAATGCGGGTATCGGGAGGTAGATCCAGCAATGGAAAGGAGAAGACTTCGCCAAAATCTACGGCCCAGTCTGGAAAGTCGGCAAAGGCGCTGGCTTCTAGGGTGACCAAGGTCCATTGCTGGCCGACCAAGGCATCGGGCAGGCGCTGAGGGATACTGTCGCCTAGGTTCACCGATGGGTTGGCGCTGGGCTTGTAGTTGGGCATGGCGGGATAGACCTGATCCATACGAGCCTGCAACCATTGATTGAGCGCCACCGTGCGCCGGCTAGGATAGGCAGGAATGCCAGCATCCTCACAAGCTTTGGTGATCATATTGGTCATCTGGCGGCGGAAAAAGCGAACGCGGTCGGGGGGAGCGGCGGCCTGGGCGATCGCTTCCTCCAAGGCCTGCCGCAGCCATACTGAATTCACTTCCGTGTTGGAGCAAAATTGGCTATAGCGAAACAGGTCATCCGGCGGTTGGTCAATGCGCAGCGGACTTTCGCAAATCAGCACCTCCCACTGTTTCTTGTTGCGCTCATCTAGCACTGGGCGCGAGTAAAAATCGATTTCCCAAATAATCCCCATGCGGTTCTCTAGCAGATGGTGAACAGTAGGCGTAGCATTGCTGAATCTAGG
Coding sequences within it:
- a CDS encoding Tab2/Atab2 family RNA-binding protein, giving the protein MGIIWEIDFYSRPVLDERNKKQWEVLICESPLRIDQPPDDLFRYSQFCSNTEVNSVWLRQALEEAIAQAAAPPDRVRFFRRQMTNMITKACEDAGIPAYPSRRTVALNQWLQARMDQVYPAMPNYKPSANPSVNLGDSIPQRLPDALVGQQWTLVTLEASAFADFPDWAVDFGEVFSFPLLDLPPDTRIPGVLIFSPRALPLAAWMSGLELAFVKALPSKPPVLALETGASESWILANLTTDTLTTEAQNFERAKQKAQGVHFLATQTDADADAFTGFWLMQELNLA